One region of Centropristis striata isolate RG_2023a ecotype Rhode Island chromosome 3, C.striata_1.0, whole genome shotgun sequence genomic DNA includes:
- the uba3 gene encoding NEDD8-activating enzyme E1 catalytic subunit isoform X3, with protein MADADEPMVVDGGSGRACEWDGRWNHVKKFLERSGPFTHPDFEPSTESLQFMLETCKILVIGAGGLGCELLKDLALSGFRNIHVVDMDTIDVSNLNRQFLFRPNDVGRPKADVAADFINNRIPGCCVVPHFNKIQDLDETFYRQFHIIVCGLDSIVARRWMNGMLLSLLVYEDGALDPSSIIPLIDGGTEGFKGNARVILPGMTACIDCTLEYYPPQINFPMCTIASMPRLPEHCIEYVRMLLWPKEKPFGEGVVLDGDDPEHIQWVYQRSLERAAEFNITGVTYRLTQGVVKRIIPAVASTNAVIAAACATEVFKIASSAYIPLNNYMLFNDVDGLYTYTFEAERKETCSACSQIPLELQFSPSSKLQELLDYLTESASLQMKSPAITATVEGKNKTLYLQSVASIEQRTRPNLSKTLKELGLTDGQELAVADATTPQTMLFRLCFTS; from the exons ATGGCGGACGCGGATGAGCC GATGGTGGTTGATGGAGGCAGTGGACGTGCCTGTGAGTGGGATGGGCGGTGGAATCATGTCAAAAAGTTTCTGGAAAGGTCGGGCCCCTTCACGCATCCTGACTTTGAACCCAGCACAGAG TCGTTGCAGTTTATGTTAGAAACCTGCAAAATCCTGGTGATTGGTGCTGGTGGTTTGGGATGTGAGCTGCTGAAAGACCTG GCACTATCAGGCTTTCGCAACATTCATGTTGTGGACATGGACACCATTGATGTGTCAAACCTGAATCGACAGTTCCTCTTCAG GCCAAACGATGTTGGTCGACCCAAGGCAGATGTTGCCGCTGATTTCATCAACAACCGCATACCTGGATGCTGTGTAGTACC acattttaataaaattcaAGACTTAGATGAAACATTCTACAGAC AATTCCATATAATCGTCTGTGGACTAGACTCTATAGTGGCCAGAAGGTGGATGAATGGAATGCTG CTGTCTTTGCTTGTGTATGAGGATGGTGCTTTGGACCCAAGTTCCATAATTCCTCTGATTGATGGTGGGACTGAAGGCTTTAAAGGCAATGCCAGAGTCATTCTCCCTGGCATGACTGCCTGCATCGACTGCACCCTTGAGTATTACCCTCCTCAG ATCAACTTCCCCATGTGTACAATAGCCTCCATGCCTCGTTTGCCAGAACATTGCATTGAGTATGTCCGGATGCTGCTGTGGCCCAAAGAGAAACCCTTTGGAG AGGGTGTGGTCCTGGATGGTGATGACCCAGAGCACATCCAGTGGGTGTACCAGAGATCCCTGGAGAGGGCAGCAGAATTCAACATAACAGGAGTCACATACAGACTTACCCAGG gtgTTGTCAAGAGGATAATCCCAGCTGTAGCGTCCACAAATGCTGTCATAGCTG CTGCTTGTGCAACCGAAGTTTTCAAAATAGCATCAAG TGCCTATATACCTCTCAATAACTACATGCTCTTCAATGACGTTGATGGCCTATACACCTACACTTTTGAAGCAGAACGGAAG GAAACCTGTTCAGCTTGCAGCCAAATACCTCTGGAACTGCAGTTTTCTCCATCTTCCAAACTCCAGGAGTTGTTGGACTACCTGACTGAGAGTGCCTCCCT ACAAATGAAATCACCTGCTATAACTGCAACAGTGGAAGGGAAGaacaaaacattatatttacag tcTGTTGCTTCAATCGAGCAGAGGACGCGGCCAAATCTATCCAAAACCCTGAAAG AGCTGGGACTGACTGACGGACAAGAGTTGGCTGTAGCTGATGCCACCACACCCCAGACCATGTTGTTCAGACTCTGCTTTACCTCATAG
- the tmf1 gene encoding TATA element modulatory factor, producing MSWFNASHLSTFAKQALTTAQKSIDRVLDIKEEDQWGDTVVMPYDDVTIPGKLSLSGGWGMTQWEAPPEEKTTTPPPSSEAITTPVTRTVVDESENFFSAFLTTGDMQGVSNTQVVSVPPTKSQMRPQEKKKKKNKEAVAQLEVETQRSSHADDSDESQTAAENQLVELESSPTAPYADTILLQPVSPAASSSDPSCSPDSKTSSLKTDLGSPVSAESKTEQSQTPSDHQVEQDTIDSPEPAAVTSEPKSSTPSDPSPSPQSKEVLIEHKDTKVEDRQNDTPSPPVSAFSSGTSTTSDIEVLDHESVLSESSASSRQETGEGKAGLHLMQGSFQLLTASTCGDFPRLEDYSKLTESCGSSSDAFERIDSFSVQSLDSRSVSEVNSDDEIPGSRTLASVTAGPPPLTVSSAVCQKQEDGAVEKVGEEQEEEQEDEEEEEEEEGFTDTMREQSVDEMEESGRSATPVNSEQPEELTEQESEANITLSDPASIAEERITPPITEEMKSVSTVQILELQKVIDELSGRLEKRESQLLAVSKDKAGLEEQCDNLKDEVISLKEESSTVQSLKDEFTQRIADAERKAQLACKERDIAKKEIKGLREELSTRLNSSDTMEIIKEKEEQIKGLLEEGEKLSKQQLQHSNIIKKLRVKEKESDTRIAKQQRKIKEQEEELRQLQQVLDGKEEVEKQHRENIKKLNAVVERQEKELSRLQMDAEELQEKNRSLQAALDNSYKELAELHKAHVSRTSEAEEAALSRETQAKEQLSLALEKAQEEARIQQEALANQVADLRLALQRAEQQQGRKEDYLREDISELQQRLQEAETRNQELSQSVTSATRPLLRQIENLQASLGGQTASWEKLEKNISDRLADAQAQLAVAVEKERSATEELLSIKTQLASLESQNSMFRQEKARLLAQLDAEKCKREKLEDESSREHVDLENLRGEHIRLLEDAKKEKLLLANQLEMEKMKVEQEKKKCYLAQEALKEKERKAMTYSVGEAPASSTPSLSRSSSISGVDNAGLHTSILSQDDCLEHSLGTMTMSMSMSGTNLYEAARLSGGSSIMENLQSQLKLREGEIAQLQLEISSLERSRSVMAEELVRLTNQNDEMEEMVKEIPKLKVQLKDLEQRHNTILQMYGEKAEEAEELRLDLEDVKNMYKTQIDELLQNQK from the exons ATGAGTTGGTTCAACGCATCTCACCTGTCCACTTTCGCTAAACAAGCTTTAACAACGGCCCAGAAGTCAATCGACCGAGTTTTGGACATCAAAGAAGAGGACCAATGGGGTGACACAGTTGTAATGCCCTATGATG ATGTTACAATACCTGGAAAGCTGTCACTAAGCGGAGGGTGGGGAATGACGCAGTGGGAAGCACCCCCTGAAGAAAAGACCaccactcctcctccttcctctgagGCCATTACTACTCCTGTAACCCGTACAGTTGTGGATGAATCCGAAAACTTTTTCAGTGCCTTTCTGACCACCGGAGACATGCAAGGTGTCTCCAACACCCAGGTGGTGTCTGTACCCCCTACTAAGTCTCAAATGCGGCctcaagagaagaagaaaaagaaaaacaaagaggcTGTGGCACAATTAGAAGTGGAGACTCAAAGGTCATCACATGCTGATGACAGTGATGAGAGTCAGACAGCTGCTGAAAACCAGCTGGTTGAGCTTGAGTCCTCACCAACAGCACCTTATGCAGACACTATCCTCCTGCAGCCAGTTTCTCCTGCTGCTTCTTCCAGCGATCCTTCTTGTAGCCCTGACAGTAAAACGAGCAGTTTAAAAACAGATCTTGGCTCTCCAGTTTCTGCAGAATCAAAAACAGAGCAGTCACAGACTCCATCAGATCACCAAGTTGAGCAGGATACAATAGACTCACCTGAACCTGCTGCTGTCACTTCTGAACCTAAAAGCTCTACACCTTCTGATCCTTCGCCCTCCCCGCAGTCAAAGGAAGTACTCATCGAGCATAAAGACACAAAGGTGGAGGACCGTCAAAATGATACCCCCTCTCCTCCGGTCAGTGCTTTCTCCTCAGGAACCTCTACCACCAGTGACATTGAAGTGCTTGACCACGAGTCTGTGTTGAGTGAGAGCTCGGCAAGCTCCAGACAAGAAACGGGGGAGGGCAAGGCTGGCCTTCACCTGATGCAGGGCTCCTTCCAGCTTCTCACTGCCTCCACCTGTGGAGATTTCCCCCGTCTGGAAGATTATTCCAAACTCACAGAGAGCTGCGGCTCTTCCTCGGACGCGTTTGAGCGAATAGATTCCTTCAGTGTGCAGTCACTGGATAGCCGTAGCGTCAGTGAGGTTAACTCGGATGACGAGATCCCTGGCAGTCGGACATTAGCGTCTGTCACCGCAGGCCCTCCTCCTTTAACAGTGTCATCAGCTGTATGTCAGAAGCAGGAAGATGGAGCAGTGGAGAAGGTCGGagaggagcaagaggaggagcaggaggacgaggaggaggaagaggaagaagagggctTTACTGATACAATGAGGGAGCAGTCGGTGGATGAGATGGAGGAGAGTGGACGCAGTGCAACACCTGTTAATAGTGAGCAGCCTGAAGAGTTGACAGAGCAGGAATCTGAGGCTAATATCACACTGTCGGACCCTGCCTCCATAGCGGAAGAACGGATCACTCCACCAATCACTGAAGAGATGAAAAGTGTCTCAACAGTTCAGATTTTGGAGCTTCAAAAG GTCATCGATGAGCTGTCTGGTCGCCTTGAGAAGAGAGAGTCTCAGCTGCTGGCAGTCAGCAAAGACAAGGCCGGGCTGGAGGAGCAGTGTGACAATCTCAAAGA TGAAGTGATAAGCCTGAAGGAGGAGAGCTCCACTGTTCAGTCCCTAAAGGATGAGTTCACCCAGCGCATAGCGGATGCAGAGAGGAAGGCTCAGCTGGCCTGCAAAGAAAGAGACATAGCCAAGAAG GAAATAAAGGGCTTGCGAGAAGAGCTTTCTACAAGATTGAACTCAAGTGATACAATGGAGATCATCAAAGAGAAGGAAGAGCAGATCAAAGGCCTGCTGGAAGAAG GTGAAAAGTTGTCtaagcagcagctgcagcacagtAACATCATCAAGAAACTGCGagtgaaggagaaggagagcgACACAAGGATCGCCAAGCAGCAGAGGAAAAtcaaggagcaggaggaggagctcagGCAACTGCAGCAG GTTTTGGATGggaaggaggaggtggagaaacAGCACAGGGAGAACATCAAAAAGCTGAATGCTGTGGTGGAGCGGCAGGAGAAGGAGCTGAGCAGGCTGCAGATGGATgctgaggagctgcaggagaagaacCGGAGCCTTCAGGCTGCTCTGGACAACTCTTACAA GGAGCTGGCTGAACTTCACAAGGCACACGTCAGCAGAACCAGTGAGGCAGAAGAAGCAGCCCTTAGCAGGGAAACACAAGCCAAGGAGCAGCTGAGCTTGGCTTTGGAGAAGGCCCAGGAGGAGGCCAGGATACAACAGGAAGCTCTTGCCAATCAG GTGGCTGACCTGAGACTGGCTCTGCAGAGGGCTGAGCAACAGCAAGGGAGGAAAGAAGATTATCTGCGGGAGGACATCAGTGAGCTGCAGCAG AGGCTTCAGGAGGCAGAAACCAGGAACCAGGAACTCAGTCAGAGTGTTACCTCTGCAACACGGCCTCTACTGCGGCAGATTGAGAATTTACAGGCCTCACTGGGTGGACAGACTGCATCCTGGGAAAAACTGGAAAAGAACATTTCTGATAGGCTGG CGGATGCTCAGGCACAGCTGGCTGTTGCTGTAGAGAAGGAACGATCAGCGACTGAAGAGCTTCTGTCTATTAAGACCCAGCTGGCCTCTTTGGAGTCCCAGAATTCCATGTTTCGCCAGGAGAAGGCCCGCCTCCTGGCGCAGCTGGATGCCGAGAAgtgcaagagagagaaactggAGGATGAGAGCAGCAG GGAGCATGTGGATTTGGAAAATCTGCGAGGAGAACACATACGCTTGCTAGAAGATGCCAAGAAAGAAAAG CTGCTGCTGGCCAATCAGTTAGAGATGGAGAAGATGAAGGTGgagcaagagaagaagaaatgctATTTAGCACAAGAGGCACTCAAGGAAAAG GAGCGGAAGGCCATGACCTACTCTGTAGGAGAGGCCCCAGCCTCCTCCACACCCTCCCTGTCCCGCTCCAGCTCCATCAGTGGGGTAGACAATGCTGGTCTACACACCTCTATTCTTTCCCAG gaTGACTGTTTAGAACACTCTCTGGGTACCATGACCATGTCGATGTCGATGAGTGGGACCAACCTGTACGAGGCTGCCCGTCTGTCTGGAGGCTCCAGCATCATGGAGAACCTGCAGTCTCAGCTCAAACTCCGAGAAGGAGAGATCGCACAACTGCAG CTGGAGATCTCCAGTCTAGAGAGGAGTCGTTCTGTGATGGCGGAAGAACTGGTCCGACTTACTAATCAAAATGATGAGATGGAGGAGATGGTGAAGGAGATTCCCAAGTTGAAAGTTCAACTCAAG GATCTGGAGCAGAGGCACAACACCATCCTGCAGATGTACGGAGAAAAGGCTGAAGAGGCAGAGGAGCTGAGACTGGACCTTGAAGATGTGAAGAACATGTACAAAACTCAGATTGATGAACTGCTGCAGAACCAGAAATAA
- the uba3 gene encoding NEDD8-activating enzyme E1 catalytic subunit isoform X1, translated as MNLLLFSLFREKKRRRVVELTEKMVVDGGSGRACEWDGRWNHVKKFLERSGPFTHPDFEPSTESLQFMLETCKILVIGAGGLGCELLKDLALSGFRNIHVVDMDTIDVSNLNRQFLFRPNDVGRPKADVAADFINNRIPGCCVVPHFNKIQDLDETFYRQFHIIVCGLDSIVARRWMNGMLLSLLVYEDGALDPSSIIPLIDGGTEGFKGNARVILPGMTACIDCTLEYYPPQINFPMCTIASMPRLPEHCIEYVRMLLWPKEKPFGEGVVLDGDDPEHIQWVYQRSLERAAEFNITGVTYRLTQGVVKRIIPAVASTNAVIAAACATEVFKIASSAYIPLNNYMLFNDVDGLYTYTFEAERKETCSACSQIPLELQFSPSSKLQELLDYLTESASLQMKSPAITATVEGKNKTLYLQSVASIEQRTRPNLSKTLKELGLTDGQELAVADATTPQTMLFRLCFTS; from the exons ATGAACCttcttttattctctctttttagggagaagaaaagaaggagaGTAGTGGAGCTGACTGAGAA GATGGTGGTTGATGGAGGCAGTGGACGTGCCTGTGAGTGGGATGGGCGGTGGAATCATGTCAAAAAGTTTCTGGAAAGGTCGGGCCCCTTCACGCATCCTGACTTTGAACCCAGCACAGAG TCGTTGCAGTTTATGTTAGAAACCTGCAAAATCCTGGTGATTGGTGCTGGTGGTTTGGGATGTGAGCTGCTGAAAGACCTG GCACTATCAGGCTTTCGCAACATTCATGTTGTGGACATGGACACCATTGATGTGTCAAACCTGAATCGACAGTTCCTCTTCAG GCCAAACGATGTTGGTCGACCCAAGGCAGATGTTGCCGCTGATTTCATCAACAACCGCATACCTGGATGCTGTGTAGTACC acattttaataaaattcaAGACTTAGATGAAACATTCTACAGAC AATTCCATATAATCGTCTGTGGACTAGACTCTATAGTGGCCAGAAGGTGGATGAATGGAATGCTG CTGTCTTTGCTTGTGTATGAGGATGGTGCTTTGGACCCAAGTTCCATAATTCCTCTGATTGATGGTGGGACTGAAGGCTTTAAAGGCAATGCCAGAGTCATTCTCCCTGGCATGACTGCCTGCATCGACTGCACCCTTGAGTATTACCCTCCTCAG ATCAACTTCCCCATGTGTACAATAGCCTCCATGCCTCGTTTGCCAGAACATTGCATTGAGTATGTCCGGATGCTGCTGTGGCCCAAAGAGAAACCCTTTGGAG AGGGTGTGGTCCTGGATGGTGATGACCCAGAGCACATCCAGTGGGTGTACCAGAGATCCCTGGAGAGGGCAGCAGAATTCAACATAACAGGAGTCACATACAGACTTACCCAGG gtgTTGTCAAGAGGATAATCCCAGCTGTAGCGTCCACAAATGCTGTCATAGCTG CTGCTTGTGCAACCGAAGTTTTCAAAATAGCATCAAG TGCCTATATACCTCTCAATAACTACATGCTCTTCAATGACGTTGATGGCCTATACACCTACACTTTTGAAGCAGAACGGAAG GAAACCTGTTCAGCTTGCAGCCAAATACCTCTGGAACTGCAGTTTTCTCCATCTTCCAAACTCCAGGAGTTGTTGGACTACCTGACTGAGAGTGCCTCCCT ACAAATGAAATCACCTGCTATAACTGCAACAGTGGAAGGGAAGaacaaaacattatatttacag tcTGTTGCTTCAATCGAGCAGAGGACGCGGCCAAATCTATCCAAAACCCTGAAAG AGCTGGGACTGACTGACGGACAAGAGTTGGCTGTAGCTGATGCCACCACACCCCAGACCATGTTGTTCAGACTCTGCTTTACCTCATAG
- the uba3 gene encoding NEDD8-activating enzyme E1 catalytic subunit isoform X2, whose product MADADEPEKKRRRVVELTEKMVVDGGSGRACEWDGRWNHVKKFLERSGPFTHPDFEPSTESLQFMLETCKILVIGAGGLGCELLKDLALSGFRNIHVVDMDTIDVSNLNRQFLFRPNDVGRPKADVAADFINNRIPGCCVVPHFNKIQDLDETFYRQFHIIVCGLDSIVARRWMNGMLLSLLVYEDGALDPSSIIPLIDGGTEGFKGNARVILPGMTACIDCTLEYYPPQINFPMCTIASMPRLPEHCIEYVRMLLWPKEKPFGEGVVLDGDDPEHIQWVYQRSLERAAEFNITGVTYRLTQGVVKRIIPAVASTNAVIAAACATEVFKIASSAYIPLNNYMLFNDVDGLYTYTFEAERKETCSACSQIPLELQFSPSSKLQELLDYLTESASLQMKSPAITATVEGKNKTLYLQSVASIEQRTRPNLSKTLKELGLTDGQELAVADATTPQTMLFRLCFTS is encoded by the exons ATGGCGGACGCGGATGAGCC ggagaagaaaagaaggagaGTAGTGGAGCTGACTGAGAA GATGGTGGTTGATGGAGGCAGTGGACGTGCCTGTGAGTGGGATGGGCGGTGGAATCATGTCAAAAAGTTTCTGGAAAGGTCGGGCCCCTTCACGCATCCTGACTTTGAACCCAGCACAGAG TCGTTGCAGTTTATGTTAGAAACCTGCAAAATCCTGGTGATTGGTGCTGGTGGTTTGGGATGTGAGCTGCTGAAAGACCTG GCACTATCAGGCTTTCGCAACATTCATGTTGTGGACATGGACACCATTGATGTGTCAAACCTGAATCGACAGTTCCTCTTCAG GCCAAACGATGTTGGTCGACCCAAGGCAGATGTTGCCGCTGATTTCATCAACAACCGCATACCTGGATGCTGTGTAGTACC acattttaataaaattcaAGACTTAGATGAAACATTCTACAGAC AATTCCATATAATCGTCTGTGGACTAGACTCTATAGTGGCCAGAAGGTGGATGAATGGAATGCTG CTGTCTTTGCTTGTGTATGAGGATGGTGCTTTGGACCCAAGTTCCATAATTCCTCTGATTGATGGTGGGACTGAAGGCTTTAAAGGCAATGCCAGAGTCATTCTCCCTGGCATGACTGCCTGCATCGACTGCACCCTTGAGTATTACCCTCCTCAG ATCAACTTCCCCATGTGTACAATAGCCTCCATGCCTCGTTTGCCAGAACATTGCATTGAGTATGTCCGGATGCTGCTGTGGCCCAAAGAGAAACCCTTTGGAG AGGGTGTGGTCCTGGATGGTGATGACCCAGAGCACATCCAGTGGGTGTACCAGAGATCCCTGGAGAGGGCAGCAGAATTCAACATAACAGGAGTCACATACAGACTTACCCAGG gtgTTGTCAAGAGGATAATCCCAGCTGTAGCGTCCACAAATGCTGTCATAGCTG CTGCTTGTGCAACCGAAGTTTTCAAAATAGCATCAAG TGCCTATATACCTCTCAATAACTACATGCTCTTCAATGACGTTGATGGCCTATACACCTACACTTTTGAAGCAGAACGGAAG GAAACCTGTTCAGCTTGCAGCCAAATACCTCTGGAACTGCAGTTTTCTCCATCTTCCAAACTCCAGGAGTTGTTGGACTACCTGACTGAGAGTGCCTCCCT ACAAATGAAATCACCTGCTATAACTGCAACAGTGGAAGGGAAGaacaaaacattatatttacag tcTGTTGCTTCAATCGAGCAGAGGACGCGGCCAAATCTATCCAAAACCCTGAAAG AGCTGGGACTGACTGACGGACAAGAGTTGGCTGTAGCTGATGCCACCACACCCCAGACCATGTTGTTCAGACTCTGCTTTACCTCATAG